One stretch of Caldinitratiruptor microaerophilus DNA includes these proteins:
- a CDS encoding S8 family peptidase produces MTVTAPVLFLLLLGALGLALAAGAAPGHLWLPVLQAVYARYRRRLSGNNRLSVLLRGRRVILLFSPGCPPGRCLELARAMGARDSRFLPLVHGVACRLPSRALRRVPGGLAISEARARADTRAMLVHVEDDVPIFASDLPFLDWLCRRRTLSGQQVPWGVERIEAPAAWPQSRGEGVRVAVMDTGIDLRHPDLQDRLRPGYNALRPGSRPQDDNGHGTHVAGTVAATDNGIGVVGVAPRALLHPVKVLDRWGSGLLSDLVEGMRWCAENGMQVVNMSFGTTQDSRTLREAVRRLRDAGAVIVAAAGNEGPPGEGQRSSVTYPARYPEVIAVSAVDVEDHTARFSSRGPEVDVAAPGVGIPSTWPGGRYRSLSGTSMAAPHVSGVAALVLAAGGDLSPDEVRARITGTAEDLGLPPAEQGAGLVNARRAVAG; encoded by the coding sequence GTGACGGTCACCGCTCCAGTGCTCTTCCTGCTCCTCCTGGGCGCCCTCGGGCTCGCGCTGGCGGCCGGGGCGGCCCCGGGTCACCTCTGGCTCCCCGTCCTCCAGGCGGTCTACGCGCGGTACCGGAGGCGCCTCTCGGGGAACAACCGCCTCTCCGTGCTCCTGCGGGGCCGGCGCGTGATTCTCCTGTTCTCCCCCGGCTGCCCGCCAGGGCGCTGCCTCGAACTGGCCCGGGCGATGGGCGCCCGGGACTCTCGCTTCCTGCCCCTGGTTCACGGCGTGGCCTGCCGCCTCCCCTCCCGGGCTTTGCGCCGCGTCCCCGGTGGCCTGGCGATCTCGGAGGCCCGGGCGCGGGCCGATACCCGGGCGATGCTCGTCCACGTGGAGGACGACGTCCCGATCTTCGCCTCGGACCTTCCGTTCCTGGACTGGCTGTGCCGCCGCCGCACCCTGTCCGGGCAGCAGGTACCGTGGGGCGTGGAGCGCATCGAGGCCCCCGCCGCCTGGCCCCAATCCCGGGGTGAGGGCGTGCGGGTGGCCGTGATGGACACGGGGATCGACCTGCGCCATCCGGACCTCCAGGACCGCCTGCGGCCGGGCTACAACGCGCTGCGGCCGGGCAGCCGTCCTCAGGACGACAACGGCCACGGGACCCACGTCGCCGGGACCGTGGCCGCCACCGACAACGGGATCGGGGTGGTGGGCGTTGCCCCCCGCGCCCTCCTGCACCCCGTCAAGGTGCTCGACCGGTGGGGCAGCGGTCTCCTGTCGGACCTGGTCGAGGGCATGCGCTGGTGCGCGGAGAACGGCATGCAGGTCGTGAACATGAGCTTCGGCACGACCCAGGACAGCCGTACCCTGCGCGAGGCGGTCCGCCGCCTCCGCGACGCCGGCGCCGTGATCGTCGCGGCGGCCGGCAACGAGGGCCCGCCCGGCGAGGGTCAGCGCTCGAGCGTCACCTATCCCGCCCGCTACCCGGAGGTCATCGCGGTGAGCGCGGTGGATGTGGAGGACCACACCGCCCGCTTCAGCAGCCGCGGGCCCGAGGTGGACGTGGCGGCGCCGGGCGTCGGCATTCCCTCCACCTGGCCCGGGGGACGGTACCGCTCGCTGAGCGGCACCTCGATGGCCGCCCCGCATGTGTCGGGGGTGGCCGCCCTCGTGCTGGCGGCCGGGGGCGACCTGTCTCCGGACGAGGTGCGGGCCCGAATCACCGGCACGGCAGAGGATCTCGGCCTGCCCCCGGCCGAACAGGGTGCCGGGCTCGTGAACGCCCGCCGGGCGGTGGCCGGGTAA
- the leuB gene encoding 3-isopropylmalate dehydrogenase, whose amino-acid sequence MTQTYRIAVLPGDGIGPEVTAEALKVLRAVGERHGLSFEVREGLVGGAAYDATGDPLPPETLELARWADAILFGAVGGDKWDHLPLEKRPERGILGLRKELDLFANLRPVVTWEPLLHTSPLRPEILEGGVDILIVRELTGGLYFGQPKGRDGDRTIDTCVYTDAEIRRVLHVALQAARRRRGRVVSVDKANVMATSRRWRELAEEVAREYPDVQLSHMYVDNCAMQLIRNPRQFDVIVTENTFGDILTDEASTLAGSIGLLPSASLGSGRAGLYEPIHGTAPDIAGKGVANPLAAILCVEMLLRYSLDQPGAADAVQAAVAAALRDGYRTPDIREEGTRLVSTAEMGDAVVARLDSPAPR is encoded by the coding sequence ATGACTCAGACGTACCGGATTGCGGTCCTGCCCGGCGACGGCATCGGCCCCGAGGTCACGGCGGAGGCGCTCAAGGTCCTCCGCGCCGTCGGCGAGCGCCACGGGCTCTCGTTCGAGGTCCGCGAGGGCCTGGTCGGCGGGGCGGCGTACGATGCGACCGGCGACCCGCTGCCCCCGGAAACCCTCGAACTCGCCCGCTGGGCGGACGCCATCCTCTTCGGCGCGGTGGGGGGGGACAAGTGGGACCACCTCCCGCTCGAGAAGCGCCCCGAGCGCGGGATCCTCGGTCTGCGCAAGGAACTCGACCTCTTCGCCAACCTGCGGCCCGTGGTCACGTGGGAGCCGCTCCTGCACACCTCGCCTCTCCGGCCGGAGATCTTGGAGGGTGGCGTCGACATCCTGATCGTCCGCGAGCTGACGGGCGGCCTGTACTTCGGCCAGCCCAAGGGCCGGGACGGGGACCGGACGATCGACACCTGCGTCTACACGGACGCGGAGATCCGCCGTGTCCTCCACGTGGCGCTGCAGGCGGCCCGCCGGCGCCGGGGACGGGTGGTCTCGGTCGACAAGGCGAACGTGATGGCGACCTCCCGCCGCTGGCGCGAGCTGGCGGAAGAGGTGGCCCGGGAGTACCCCGATGTGCAGCTGAGCCACATGTACGTGGACAACTGTGCCATGCAGCTCATCCGGAACCCGCGCCAGTTCGACGTCATCGTGACGGAGAACACGTTCGGGGACATACTGACGGACGAAGCCTCGACCCTGGCGGGGTCCATCGGCCTGTTGCCGTCCGCCAGCCTGGGCAGCGGCCGCGCGGGGCTCTACGAGCCCATCCACGGTACCGCCCCGGACATCGCGGGCAAGGGCGTGGCCAACCCGCTGGCGGCGATCCTCTGCGTCGAGATGCTCCTGCGGTACTCGCTGGACCAACCCGGGGCGGCGGACGCCGTGCAGGCCGCCGTGGCGGCGGCGTTGAGGGACGGCTACCGGACCCCCGACATCCGCGAGGAGGGCACGCGGCTGGTGTCCACCGCGGAGATGGGCGACGCGGTGGTGGCGCGCCTTGACAGCCCCGCGCCCCGGTGA